Genomic segment of Arachnia propionica:
GACCCACATCGTGGGGTCCTCCGGGAAGTCCTGACGCAGCCGGTGAGCGATCTGCTGCGGGGAATGTTTGTTGTTCAACCGTGTCACCACCTCGTCCCACAACGGTGTCCCGAGTACCAGCTTCCTGTCCTTGGGACGCCGACGTGACCAGTCTGCCAGCCGCTGCGCCGGCTGGGCCCGGTACCGGCCAGGACAACGCTTCATCTCCCTGGAGACCGTGGAACGGTGGACACCGAGTTCTGCAGCTATCTGGGAGGGCGGAACCCGGTCACCGACCCGAACCTCGATCAGGATCCGCCCCGCCAGGGTCAACCGGCCCTGCCCGTCACGCCACTGCGCTGGCTCTCCCACTTCCAACACCGGGTTCTCCCGTAACCGCCGCCGACGCCGCCGCGGACTGTAACGATGCTCGTTCAACCCACCAACCCCTCCCACCCGGCCCCTCGACAACACCATCCCCGCCTCGACAGCCACCTTCCTCACAGTGGAAGGACTACCACCCAACTCCCGCGCGATCGAATGACACGACCGGCCCTGCCCCAACAACACCAACATCAACCCACGACGCTGCTCATCCAACCGCACAACACACCTCCAGAAACTGTTGTTGCGCACACCCTCTGAACCCGCCCATTGGACCGTTTGTCTTCCGCGTTTCGTGTACAGAGGGGAGGGAGGTTCGGGGGCAGCGGTCAAGGAGCGGCCCGTGCGGGAAATCCACGGGACCCCTGATCCCACGGCACGTTCACTGTTCCAGTGGCGGGAGCAGATAATTGACCATGGACCGCGACCGTGCTCTTTCCCTGCTGGACTCGTACACGAGAACCCGTCTCGATGCCCGCTCCCTTCACCCGTTGCTCCTGGAACTGGCCGAGGTGTTGGACCGGGCCCCCACACAGGTGATCGGCCCGAGGCTCAGGCTGCGCTGGCCCCTCGATCCGAAAAACCTGCTGCAGGTCAAGGTCTTACCGCTGGCCTCACCCGGGGAACCGATGTGCTGGGTGGCCCTCCACGAGGTGATGGACGGCCGCCGGGCACTTCATGCCGACCACATGAACCTGAGATACACGGGATACCCCGAGTTTCGCTGCCGGCCTCCCTATCTCTGGAATCTCGGTCTCGTCCCACGCGACCAGTGGATGCAGGACATGATCTCCCCCGTGGTTTCCTGGCCCGCCCTGGTGCAGGGGGTCGGTGAGATGGTCTCCGGTCTGCCCGCCGAACTGGCCGCGCTCCCGGTGGAGTGGTTCGACGGAACCATCAGGGTGCACGATCCGGAATACGAATGCCTCGACCTGGAGATCTCGCGACACGGAATCAGGGCGAAGGCGAAGAATTTCCAAGGCGAACGGGGGGACCTGACAGCGGCCATGGTCCTGTCACCGGCGGCGTCACTCCAATTGGAGAACGCCTTCCTGGAAACATACGCCTCCTGTTTCTCCCGGGGTTTCCCCCTGGGCCACACGGGACTCAAGGCCACTTGCGAGAACGCACGCCTCAGTTCCTTCCGGATCATGGGCGACACATCCGAGAACCCGAGGTCGCAGCCCGATTTCCGGAGCCGTTTCGACGACCTTCTCGAAGCGGCGGACTGGGTGGACGGCCCCCACCAGGACGACTGCTCCTTCGAGGACCTGACCGCCCCGTTCCCCGCTTGGGAACCGGACCCCACGCAGCGGTCCGGACCCCGTCTCTCATTGGGTGAGGCCCGCAACTGGTCCTCGCCCCTAGCCCGCACTGGACCGCCCGTCCCGAACCCCACGGAACTGTGGTGGAAGTGGTGGTGAACCGAACCGAAACCGAGCTCCTCGAAGCCGGTTGAGCCAGCACGAGCGTTCATTTCCCGAAACCTGTTGGACCAGCACGTGAGCGCCCTTCTCTTCTGAAGCTAGTTGAGCCAGCACGTGAGCGTCAGCGAACGGCTGAGTCGAAACCACCACCGGCCCCCGGTAGCCAGAACCCGACCCCAGCACCCCGGACACCCTCACCATGGTTTCGACACGGACCACTCCTTCGTCGCGGCCCGGCTCAACCAACTTCCCCTCCCCTGAAGCTGGTTGAGCCAGCACGTCAGCGAAGCGAACGGCTGAGTCGAAACCACCACCGGCACCCGGTAGCCAGAACCCGACCCCAGCACCCCAGACACCCTCACCATGGTTTCGACACGGACCACTCCTTCGTCGCGGCCCGGCTCAACCAGCTTCAGGGAGGGTAAATCGGGGAACAGCAGCATTTCCTGCCTCCCCCTGTGCACGAGGAGTGATCCCGCCCTCACCCGACCCTGCCCACGGTGTTAGTCTCTTCACGTTCAACCAGGACGTGGCGCAGGGGCCGCGGCTCAGCGACCTCGGCGATTCGGCTTGGTGACGAACACCTTCCGGTCAGGCGAAGTTCGGTGAGAATCCGAGACTGTCCCGCAACGGTGCGTTGGGCGCGAGGCCCACGAGTCCGGTCGCCCTGCCCGGTGAGGCATTGACCACTCACGAGGATGAGCAGGGGTGTTTACGAACTCGTCCTGCCCAGCGAAAACCAGGAGCGACCCATGGACGTGTTCCCCACATCCCTATCCCGCCGCAATCTGTTCCGTGCCGGACTGGCCGCGGCAGCTGTCTCCATCACCGCCGGATGTGCCTTCCAGAAACCGGAGGAGGCCGCTTCCAGCGCAGCCAGCCCCGACGCCCAGGCGGTCCTCAAGCTCGCCACCGGATTCGCCATCCAGAACCTCGTCCCACTCAAAACCGGTTTCTGGGGCAACGAGTTCGGCTACGCCGAGCTGCTGTTGCGTCCCCAACCCGACGGCAACCCCACCGATTGGCTGCTGAAGGACGCCGTCAACGAGAGCGACCGGACCTGGCGGCTCAGCCTCAAGGAGGGCATCACCTTCCAAAACGGCAACCCGCTGGGCGCTGAGCAGTTGGCGGCCCTCATGACCTGGCACCTGGCCAACAACAAGACCGTCACGGAGCAACTCCCCGGAGCCACCGTCGTCGTTGACCAGGACAAGTCCCTGCTGCTGACCACCCAGGCTCCCACACCCGGGCTGCGCAACATCCTGGCCGACGAGGCCTGCTTCACCATCTTCGATCTGCCGAGCTACGAGGGCACCGGCGACGATCCACAAAAACTCATCGACGCCAAGATCTACACCGGTCCCTACGTTCCGGTTTCCCTGAGTGACGAGAAACTGGTGATGACCGCCAATCCCACCTACTGGAACGGGACCCCGGGGCTGGGTGGGGTCGAGGTTCTCTTCGTCTCCGACGCAGGGGCCCGGATCAAGGCCGTCCAGAACGGGGAGGTGGACATCGCGCTCTACCCGCCCACCCAGCAGGCCAAGAGCCTGGAGGGCGACACCCGGGCGAAGTTCAGTCTGGGTGAACCCGGCGGCCCCAGCTTCTGCCTCACCATGAATGTCGCCAAGCCTGTGCTCGCCGAGGCCAAGGTGCGGCGCGCCCTGCTGCGTCTCATCGACTACAAGGCCCTCGCCACCGATGTGATGCAGGGCTTCTACGAACCCGTCAGTTCCTTCTACGACCCGAAACTCCCCTATGCCATCGACATCTGGAAGACCGATGTGGCAGAGGCGGAACAGTTGCTCGGTGAGGCGGGCGCTACCAAATCCGACAGTGGCTGGCTGCTGAGCAGCGGGGAACCGATCGCCTTCGAACTGCTGACCTATCCGCAGCAACCCGATTCCGACACCCTCGCCCTGGCCCTGCAGGCCCAGTTCAAGGAACACGGCATCCGGGTCACCATCCGGCAGGTCTCCGACACCACCGCCGAGATGGAGGGCAGCAACTGGGACATCGGCGTCGTCAGCAACGGGACCGTCTCCTTCGGCGGCAATCCCATCCCGCCCCTGCAGCGTTACTACCGCACCGGCGGGAACCGCAACTACTCCCACATCAGTGACCCGGAGTTGGATGCCCTCATCGATGAACTCGCCGTCACCCTCGACGAGACGGCGGCCAAGGACCTGCTGGTCAAGATCCAGCAACTCATCGGCGATCAGGGCTACAACGGTTTCTGTGGTCGCCGCCGCCCGGCAGTGGTCGTCGGACAGCGGGTGCCGAACTACACCCCGCAGCACGCCCTCATCTGGGTGGACGCCTCCACCCGCGTCGGCGCCTGAACCACGATGTACGCCCTGCGGCGTCTCGGGCAGGGGCTGCTCTCCCTGCTCGTGGTGAGCATCGCCATTTGGTCCCTGATGGCCTTCACCCCGGGGGATCCCGCCCTGCGGATCCTCCAGGCCCGGGGCATCCTGGAACCCACAGCGGAGCAGGTGGAGTTGCTGCGCGCCGAACTCGGCCTGGACCGTCCCCTGATCCTGCGCTACCTGGATTGGATGACCGGTCTGGTGCGTGGCGATCTGGGACCGTCCTGGGCGACGGGTCGTCCCATCTCCGACGAATTCCTCAGCAGACTGCCCGCCACCGTGTTGCTGACCGTGGTGGCGCTGCTGCTGGCCCTGGCCCTCACCATGGTGCTGGGGATCCCGGCGGCGCTGTGGGCGTCGCGTTGGCCTGACACCCTGTCGCGTGGATTCGCGCTGGTGGCGCTGTCCCTGCCTTCCTTCCTCATCGGGGTGGTGTTGGTGGAGGTGATCACGCTGCGTCTCGGGCTGGGACGGGTCCTGGCCGACGGCACCATCGCGACGGTGTTCCTCCCCGCCCTCACCCTGGCCCTGGGACCTGCCGCCACGTGGTCACGGCTGTTGCGCACCGGACTGTTGGAAACCCGTAACGCGCCCTTCCTCAGCGTGGCCCGGGGTCGGGGAGCTTCCAGGAACTATCTGCTCACCCGGCATCTGCTGCCCCATGCCGCCCCACCCATGTTGACCGTGATCGGGCTCAGCGCCGCGGCCCTGCTGGGTGGCGCCCCCGTGGTGGAGACGGTGTTCACCTGGCCGGGTGTGGGGTTGTACGTGGTCAAGGCCATCGACACCCGCGACCTCCCCGTCATCGCCGCGACGGCCCTGTTCGCCGTGGTGGTCTACCTGGTCACCAGTCTGGTCACCGATCTGCTGCTGGTCCGGATCGATCCCTCCCGGAAGGCGACGACATGACCACTTGGCGCGCCCTGTGGCGGCACAGGGAGGGGCGGCTGGGGATCGTCCTGGCCGTGGTGCTGGCCCTGCTGGTGCTCGCCGGACCGCTGTTCGCGATGGATCCCGACCAGGTCGACTACCGGGCGCAGCTCCAGGCACCCAGTCCCGGTCATCTCCTCGGCACGGATCAGGCCGGTCGTGATCTGCTGGCCCGTTCCCTCGTCGGCGGCACCACATCTTTGGGGGCTGCCGTGACGGTTTTCCTCATCACGTCAGCCGTCGGGATGCTCGCGGGGGTCGGGGCCGCGTTGAGCGGAGGAGTGGTCGACGCGGTCATCAGCCGGTTGATCGACATCATGCTCGGTCTGCCCTCCCAGGTGCTGGCGTTGGCCATCGTCGGTCTGCTCGGCCCGAGTTTCCCCAATCTGATCCTGGCGATGTCGATCACCGGCTGGGCGGGGTTGGCCCGGCTGGCCCGCACCTGCGCCCTCGGGTGCCGGCAGGAACCCTATGTCCAGGCGGCGCGCATGGCAGGGGTGTCGTCGTGGCGGATCCTGACCGGACACATCATCCCGATGGTCTGGAACCAGGTGATGGTGTTGGCCACCCTGGACATCGGATCGACCATCCTGGCGTTGAGTGGTCTTTCCTTCCTCGGGTTGGGAGCGCAACCTCCGACGGCGGAGTGGGGCAACATGCTCTCCGAGGTCCGCAGCACCTCGGCCGCGGCGCCCTGGCAACTGATCGGGCCGGGGCTCGGGTTGTTCCTGAGCATGGCCGCTGCTGCTCTCATCGCCGACGGGCTACGGGATGTCACGGAGGTGGGCAATGCCGTCGCGTGAACCGCTCATCACCGTGGAGGCGTTGAGCGTAACCTATCCCAACGGGGTGAAGGCCCTCGATGAGGTGAGCGTGGAGATCCCCACCGGGGCTCGCGTAGCGCTGGTTGGTTCCTCCGGGTCCGGGAAGTCCACCCTGGTCAAGGCACTGTTGGGGCTGCTGCCCATCGGCAGTGAGGTGACAGGACGGGTCGAGGTGACCGGAATCGACATGGTGCACGGCGATCCGGAACGGATCCGGGCCGCCCGGGGACTGGTCGTCGGATACATCGCACAGGATCCCTACGCGGCCTGCGACCCGTTGCGCAGCATCCGGCACCACATCGAGGCGGCCTGGCGGATGCACCGGCTCAGGCCCCCGGAGCAGGCAGCCCCCAGCCAGCTCGGCTCGGTGGGCATCGAGGATGCACAACGCCGAGCGCAGGAACGACCCCACGCATTTTCGGGTGGGATGTTGCAGCGGGCATCAATCGCGGCGGGCACCGTGCATCATCCCCGGCTCGTCCTGGCGGATGAGCCGACCAGCGCCCTGGATGCGGAACTCGCCGACGGTGTGCTTGGGCTGATCGACGAACGTTCCACGGGGCTGCTGCTCATCACCCACGACCTCTCCCTGATCGGGGAGCACTGTGACCGGACCCTGGTGATGCACCAGGGGCGGATCGTCGAGGACGGGGCCACCTTGGAGTTGCTGACCCATCCCCAGGCCTCGGCGACTCGACGTCTGGTCGAGGCCTGTCCCCGTCTCAATACGGCACCCGGTGATCCCCGGCCGGCCGGGCGGCCCGTGATCCGGGCGCAGGGGCTCACCCACGGTTACGGAACCCCCTTGTTCCAGGACCTGGATCTGACGGTGCGGGCCGGTCAGGTGTTGGGAATCCAGGGGCCGAGCGGCTGCGGTAAATCCACGCTGCTCCGGTTGCTCGCCGGATTGGAGAAACCCCAGGCGGGCAGGGTCGAGTTCCTACCGGACACCGGCGCGGTGCACCGACGACCCGCGGGTTTCGTGATGCCGGTGTTCCAGAACCCGGTTGGCAGTCTGTCGCCGCGTTGGCCGATCTGGCGTTGCCTGGCCGAGCCGTTGCGGGCGCGCGGGGAACGCCGGAGCAGAGCCGAATGGGTGGAGCTGGCGCAGGAGAAACTGTCCGAGATCGGACTCGGCGCGGTGGATCCCCGCCGCAGGTCCCGTGAGCTCTCGGTGGGGCAGGCGCAACGTGTGGCGATCGCCCGCGCGATGGTCGCCCGGCCCGCCGTCATCGTCGCCGACGAACCAAGTGCCAGTCTTGACGTGCTGAGCGCCCAGGTCAGCTGCTCCATGCTCACCGCGGCAGCTGACGAAGGGGCTGCGGTGGTCGTCGTCAGTCATGACACCGCCCGGTTGCAGACGATGGTCGACCGGTTGCTGGTGTTCCGGGACGGGGTGGTGCGACAACAACGCTGAAGGGAGTCGCGCCCGGCCCGAGTCGAAACCACCCTTTGAAGCTGGTCGAGTCAGCACGTGAGCGTTCTTTCCCCAAGCCGGTCGAGTCAGCACGTGAGCGCCCTTTTCCCAAGCCGGTTGAGCCAGCACGTGAGCGCCAGCGAACGGCTGAGTCGAAACCACCGGCAGCCGAAAAGCAGACCCCGCCCCGGCTCCCCGGACACACCCAAATTGGCCTCGACCCGATCTACTCGCTGCTGTTCGCAGGTCGGACTCGAATGGTCTGCGAAGGAATCGGAAGGTTCCTATTCGTATGCCGGCGTGCCCTGCGGTGTGAAGAATCGCGCTATGACCACGTCGCCGCCCAGGACGATCTCCACGACGGTCCCGGAGGGATGCTCCCATGCGACGTATCGGGGGTCCTCCACCTCCACGCGGAAGGGTGTGCCCCAGGCCCGGGTGCCTGCCTCCTCGTAACGCAGGAAGCAGTTCCGGAGCGGTTCGTCGGCGGAATCCGCCTTGGCCAGGGTGCAGGAAAGCACCGTCACCACCCCGGAAGAATCCGGGAGCGCCACCACGGTGGAAGGACCGGTGGGACCGCCTGCGAACCGCCATGGAAACCCGTCCCTACTCCAGCCCAGGGAGGCCGCGGCGGCGCGACCCGAGAAGGTTTCCAGGTCGATGGGCCAGTCGAGGGCGGCCACTTGGTCCACCCAGGAGAGAAAACCGTTCAGGGACAGGGCGGTCATCGCTTTACTCCTCGGACAGCGTGGGAATGACAGGTCCGGTTCCGCCCCATTTGATGAGCAGTTCTCGGTTCGGGCTGAATCGTGCGTACCGGATGCCACCGTCGTTGTCGACCGTCACCAGTTCGTAGACGACACGGACGGCGCCTGCCGCCAGGTTCCTGAAGAACTCGCGGTGGCTTCCAGTTTCCTTCAAGCGGCGCAGTTCCTGGACCAGGCGGGGATCCTGGCCGTCTCCGGTCAGGAGATCCGTGAGGTATTCCAGGCTCCCCCGCTCGGCGATGGTGCCGTCGGAGATCCTCCGGCATCCCCAGATTTCGTAACCGTCGATCTCGGTTTCGCAGACGATCAGGCGATCGCACTCGTCGACTGCGACGTGATTGAGTTTGCCGGAAACCGCGGACGCGTCCCAGCCGTTCCCGATGATGACCGTGTATCCCAGGTCCCTGCTCCGGTGGTATGCCGCCCTGGCCAGGATGTTGGCGGTGGAGTTCCGGTAGGTGACAGTAGATGCGGCGGACCGCGAGAGCATCTGATACGCCTCGTAGGCCCGCTCCAGCCTCGTGGGATCACCGCCGTGCACTACCAGGGCAAGCTCGCGTGCTATCTGGCTGTCGGTCTTGTCCATGGGTCACGCCTCCTGCCGCAAGTGTAGGCCGGGAGGGTCCGGTGAGCTCTTGGAGCCCCCGGTCACTGCCCCTTCCCCGCCCATCCCCACGATCAGCCGGCGGGCGTTGCGTTGAGGTTGCCGGTTTCCGGCGGGGGCGCAGGGCGGGTTGCTGAATCAGGTGTGTTCTCGTTGGAGGCCGAGGGTCGGGAGGTCGAGCTCATCGGTCCCGACACTACGCTCCTCCTCAGGGATCTCATCACGATAATCAGGATAACTCCACGCCTTATAGACGAGCCGCTTCGGAGAATCAACACCACCAATGTCCCGAAGCCGAATGACACACGCCCGAACAACGTTTCGGATAATGACGCTGGGTGTGGGCCAGGGAAGCTCCTGCTTCCACGTGAAACCATCCTCATCAGGGGCAAACCCCAACTCCCGGAACTCCGCCTGCTGCGCATCAGTGAAAACGACCCGCTGGTTCCCGGCATTCAACATGGACAACTCAGCAGTCATGGTGGTGTTGTGACCAAACGCATAGATCCCACCAAACTGCACAAACGGCGTCCCCGCCTTCCCGGCTTGATCCGGCACACCAACAATCAAAATCGTGTGCGACGGAAACGCCATAACAGTCGAAAACAACCTCTTCTCAAATTCATCCCACATCATATGCCCAAAACTCCTTCACACATAGACCACACCAAAAAACGAAACAGCCTCCCCCACAAGACCCACTAGCGGTTCCTCTCAAGGCCTGCCCGCCCTTACTTTTTCTAGAGGAACTGCCTCCGCCCCTCCGGGGTGAAGAACTGAAACAAGACACTCCAACACCCGCTTGTCACCTGAGTGAACATGTCCCCAGGGAACCTCCACGTCACACCAGGCCCATCCCCAGCCTCCAGCAGGAAAGGCTCCCCCCACGCCTTCCTCCCGGCAGCCACACAGGACACAAAATGATCATTCAACTCAGCAGCACCTTCATCATCCTCGGTCTCATTCGACGCCATGGGCAAAAACAGATTGCGCACATTCCCATCCCTGTCACTACTGATATTCGTCACTGCATAATCATTGTCAGGGAGCACGTTGAACCACGTCGGTCGCGAGGTAGGCGTCCAGCCCAGTTGTTCAGCGTAGGGGGGGGAAGTCGTTGAGTTGGATGGGCCACGGAAACTGCACGAGCATGTTGGTCCAGGTGATGAATTCTTGCGGGGGGAATATGATCATTATGTTTCTTTCTTGATGAATTCGGCGATGAGTTGTCCGTCCTTGAGTTTGAGGATGACCTTACCACCGAGATCAAACTGCCCCACCCTGACGGTGCCGTCGGTTCGAGCATTGACCATCTCGTAGACGACCTCGACGCCTTCGGTTTTCAGTTTCTGGAAGAAACCGGCGTGTTCTGGCGAGTGCTCCAAAGCAGTCAGAGTTTCGAGGAGTCTCGGATCCTGGTTCTTGCCGCTCAACAGGTCCATCACGTACTCCGCGGTTCCCTGCTGCGCCCGGGGACCCGCAGCGGTCTCCCGGCTGCCGAGTCCAGGGCTGTCACCGCCCTTGTTCTCCCCAACCACCAGCCGCGAATCGCCCTCGGTGCTGAACCGGTCCCCCTTCCCCGCACCGGTGGGTTTCGCCCCATCAGGGGTATCGGCGGGTTCACCCAGCAAATGTTTGCGACCCATACCGTTTGCTCCCGGGGCGTGGTCGAGAGTGAGATGATGCCCCGCACGATCCCCCGCCCACTCCGAGACCTTTCGCAAATCAGACGCAGAATCCGCAGCGGCCTCGAGACTATTCCTGATCTGCTCTGCCTTCGCTTGTGATTCGGGATCCAATTTGTGGCTAGTGTTTTTGACTTCTTCTGCAAGTTTCCTATAGGACTTGTCAGTGGTGTCGAGTTGCAGTTTCTTACCGTCTCGCGTTTTAAGGGTTTCAATGTCATTGATCGCCTGAGTGGCCGCACGACGATCCGTGCGTGCTTTGGTGCGGGCCTCATCCCAGATACGCGTATCAGCCTTAGTGCGTTCAGCCAGCGCGGGATTGTTCCAGTCATGATCACCCAACAGGATCTTCCGGGCGTAGTACTTGATGCCCTTGGGCCTGTGAGCATACGGATCCTCCGCAAACTGCCCATTATCGGAATGCCGCAGCCTGTCGTCTTGGCTCCTGAAAGTCCCTTCCGGATCAGAAGCGTAGTGTTTCCGACCATCACCACGATCAACCTCCACCGGATCGCCGTGGTCATCGTAGAGAGGATTCCCCTTCTCGTCGTAGCGAGGAAGATCATCTATCGGATCATTTCCCGAACTCGATGTCCCATGATCCGACCCATCACCACCAGAACCAGAACCCTCATCCGGATGACGATGATCATCCACACCATCAACCCCGTCGCCACGCCTGTCACCGGGATGCTCACTCCGGGCGGGGTTTTCATACGGGTCGGGATGCTTGTTCCGTCCCGGGTGCTCGTCCGGGCTGGAATGCTGGGACAACGCCCAGCACGAGAGCTTCTGGTCCACCTTGAAGACCGAGTTCTACGACCGCCACGAGTTCGCCACCCACGCGCAAGCGATCCAGGACATCAGCACCTGGATCGAAACCGTCTACAACCGCCGCCGGCGCCACAGCACCCTCGGTCAGATTCCCCCAGTGACCTACGAACACCAAGGCCATCACCACGGCCAACCAGGCCGCTTAACAGATGCCCACCAAACAGGGTCAACCCCATCAAAACACTCCCCGTGGAGCAGCAACGCGAAGCAGCCCAGCGAGGAAACCGACGGTGAGGCGCTGAACCGGGCGCGGGCTGCCCGGTTTCCACGCGGCAATAGGATGGGATCGTGTACGACGTCTCGGTGGTGCTGTTCGAGGACTTCGAACTGCTTGACGTGTTCGGACCGGTCGAGCTCCTTGCCCGGCTGCCCGAGGAGTACCGGATCGTCTACGTGGCGCCCGAATCCGGCCCGGTTCGCAGCAGCCAGGGAGCGGAGATCGTGGTCCCTGCATCCTTGAAGAATGCAGCGCCCGCCGACATCGTGCTGGTACCGGGAGGTCCGGGCACGCGTCGCCTGGTCCGCAACCAGCAATTCCTCCAGATGCTCACCCAATTGGCGGCCCCGGCGGCGATCATCGTCTCGGTGTGCACGGGTTCGGCGGTTCTGGCGGCCGCTGGTTTGTTGAACGGTTACCGGGCGACCTCCAACAAAAGAGCTTTCGACTGGGCGTCAGGACATGGGGACGGGGTCACGTGGGTGCGCAGGGCGCGGTGGGTTCACGACCGGAACCGCTGGACCTCCTCCGGGGTGGCGGCCGGCATGGACATGACGGCAGCGTTGATCGGTCACCTCACCGGTCCGGAAGCCGCGACGACAGCCGCCCGTGAGATCGAATTGGAGATTCACCCCGACCCCACGCGGGATCCCTTCGCAGACCCCCGGTGACAACTCTCAGGGCATCATGCCTGCCGTTACGATGCTTCGTACGCGCGACACAGAGGATCGACGACGATGTCCAACACGAGCAGGAGACGTCGTCGTATGGGCCGTCGACAGTCGAAGGAGACCCGATGAATCAACCGAAGCCAAGGCAGATCAGCTGGCTGGACAGCACCGAGCATCGCGACTGGCTCACAAAGCACCGGGAAGCGCTGCTGGACTTCTTCCAACCCGAGGTGGTGCTGCCCGGAGCGGGCTACGCCTACCTCGATTCGCGAGGCCACGCCCTGCCCCGGCTGGGATCGCAACTGTGGTTGGGAGCGCGAATGCTGCACTGCTTCTCCATAGCGGCCATGCAGGGGCGTCCCGGAGCCGAGGACGTGGCCCGGCACGGCATCGGCTTCTACCTGAACGGCGCCGGGCGCGACACAGAGCACGGGGGGTGGTTCCCGACCGTCGGAGGCGATTCCCCCAGCTTCCGCAAGGAACTCTACGGGCAGGCCCACATCCTGCTCGGCGCCAGTTCCGCGACCATCGCCGGGATTCCCGGGGGCGAGGACCTGCTTGCGGCGGCCCTGGAGGTCATCGAGAGGTTCTGGGTGGAGGCCGACGGCGCGGGCATTGATGCCTTCGACCGCGAATTCCACCGGGCCGAGCCCTACCGTGGCCAGAACGCCAACATGCACCTGGCGGAGGCCTACCTGGCGGCCCACGAGGCGACCGGCGACGAACGGCTCCTGGAACGGGCCGCAAGGATCGCGCGCCGCATCGCGGGCCGGGCCGCCGACGCCACGGAAGGGGCCTGGCGGCTCCCGGAACACTTCGACGCCGCCTGGCGGGAACTCCCCGACCACAACCGCGACGAACCCCGGCATCCGTTCCGGCCCTACGGTTCCCAGCCCGGGCACTGGCTCGAGTGGTCGAAACTGCTGCTCCAGATCCGCGGCCTCGGGGTTCGGGAGAACTGGCTGCTGGATGCCTCCCGGCACCTCTTCGATGGCGCATTCCAGGACGCGTGGGCAAGCAACGGCGGTTTCTGCTACACCGTCGATTGGGACGGGAAACCGGTGGTTCCGGAGCGGTTCTTCTGGGAGATCGCGGAGGGCATCGGAGCGGCCGCGGGGCTGTTCCGCGCCACCGGTGAGCAGCGTTACGAGGACGCCTACCGCACCCTCTGGGCCTACGCAGACGAGCACGTCATCGACCATGTGGACGGTTCTTGGTGGCAGGAACTCGACGTGGAGAACCACCCCGTCACCCACACGTGGGAGGGCAAACCGGACCTCTACCACGCCTACCAGGCCACTTTCTACGCCCTGCTGCCCGAGAACCGGGGAATAGCCGCCTGGGTACGCGACCAGCACCGAGGCGGCACCAAAGCGGGCTGAGTTGGACTGCGAGGTGCCGGTGGATGGTTTCGACACGGGCTGCTCGTTCCTCACAGCCCGGCTCAACCAGCTTCGAGAAGAACAAAGCCGGCTGAGTCGAAACCACCCCGCAACCTGTATCCAGAACCCGCCCCTCAACTCCCGGACACACGCAATAGGTTTCGACACAGCCAGCTCGCCAAGCGAGCAGCCCGGCTCAACCGGCTTGGCTCAAAGAAACCCGCGGAAAACGAAACGGGTAGGCATCCCGGACAAGGATGCCTACCCGTCGCTTTGGATTCAGTCCTCGGACTTGTGCTCCACCGGCTCGGTGACGAGCTCCAGAACCGCCAGGG
This window contains:
- a CDS encoding DJ-1/PfpI family protein — encoded protein: MYDVSVVLFEDFELLDVFGPVELLARLPEEYRIVYVAPESGPVRSSQGAEIVVPASLKNAAPADIVLVPGGPGTRRLVRNQQFLQMLTQLAAPAAIIVSVCTGSAVLAAAGLLNGYRATSNKRAFDWASGHGDGVTWVRRARWVHDRNRWTSSGVAAGMDMTAALIGHLTGPEAATTAAREIELEIHPDPTRDPFADPR
- a CDS encoding AGE family epimerase/isomerase, with translation MNQPKPRQISWLDSTEHRDWLTKHREALLDFFQPEVVLPGAGYAYLDSRGHALPRLGSQLWLGARMLHCFSIAAMQGRPGAEDVARHGIGFYLNGAGRDTEHGGWFPTVGGDSPSFRKELYGQAHILLGASSATIAGIPGGEDLLAAALEVIERFWVEADGAGIDAFDREFHRAEPYRGQNANMHLAEAYLAAHEATGDERLLERAARIARRIAGRAADATEGAWRLPEHFDAAWRELPDHNRDEPRHPFRPYGSQPGHWLEWSKLLLQIRGLGVRENWLLDASRHLFDGAFQDAWASNGGFCYTVDWDGKPVVPERFFWEIAEGIGAAAGLFRATGEQRYEDAYRTLWAYADEHVIDHVDGSWWQELDVENHPVTHTWEGKPDLYHAYQATFYALLPENRGIAAWVRDQHRGGTKAG